The genomic stretch GGGAGGGAGCGGTGCGATCAGAGCTGCGACATCGCCGGCGGCGTCCGCGCGGCCACCCGGCCCAGCTTGCTCGCGCTGCCGAGCTCCTCGGCCATGAACTGCCGCAGCAGGTCGATCGCCTGCACGACCTTGTCGCCGTTCAGCGAGTAGAAGGTGTGCGGCCCGCTGCGCTCGGCCTGGACCACGCTGCGCTCGCGGAGGACGGCGAGGTGCTGGCTGGTGTTGGGCTGGCCCATGCCGAGCGCGTCGGCCAGCTCGCCCACCGTCATCGGCCCGTTGCGCAGCTCGTTGATGATGAGCAGGCGCTTGGGGTCGGCGATGGCCTTGCACAGTCGCGCGTGCAGGTCGTGGATCTCCAACGCGGTCTCGCGGTCCATCAGACCTCCCTTCCGGGCCGACTCCGGCGCATGAGGCATACATACTTGCGCATGGGTGCAGGGACCGCCAGCAGGAGGTGACGTGGCACGGCAGAAGGCGCCGGTGCGTCCCTCGGTCCACGACCTCGTCGCCGGGGTGAGCGTCGCTGCGGTGCTGATCCCGCAGGCCGTGGCGTACGCCCTGCTCGCCGGCCTGCCCCCCTCATCCGGCTTGCTGGCCGCCGCTGCCGCCCCGATCGCCGCATCGTTCTTCGCCTCCTCGCCCTACCTGGCCACCGGTCCGGTGGCGATCACCTCGCTGCTCGTGCTCGGCGGACTGGCCGGCCTCGCGCCCACCGAGACCTCCGAGTACGTGCAGCTGGCGGCCCTGCTGGCCGTGTTCGTCGGTGCGGTCCGGCTGGCGCTGGGGCTGGCCCGCGCCGGGGTGCTGGCGTACCTGATGTCGCAGCCGGTGCTGGTGGGCTTCACGTCCGCGGCCGGCCTGATCATCCTGCTGTCGCAGGTGCCGTCGCTGCTGGGCGTGTCCGCCACCACCAGCAGCCCGGTGACCTCGGCGCTGGCCGCACTCGGGGACCCGGGGGCCTGGAGCGCGAGCGCGGTGGCGTTCGGGCTCGTCACCGTCGCGGCGATGCTCCTGGTCCGCCGGCTGCCCGCGACCTTCCCGATCGTCCCGATCATCGTCGTGCTGGCGATCGTGCTCAGCTCGTCCACCGGTCTCGGCGGTCCCCAGGTGGGGGAGCTCCCGGTGGCCACGCCGCCCAACCCGCTGGACCTGCCGTGGTCGTCCACCGGGGCCTTGCTCGTACCCGCCGTCGTCATCGCGCTCGTCGGCTTCGCCGAGCCGGTCGCGATCTCCCGGCGGCTGGCCGCGGAGACCCGCCAGCACTGGAGCCCCGACCGGGAGCTGGTGTCCCAGGGGGCGGCGAACCTGGCCTCCGGGCTGGTCGGCGGGTACCCGGTGGGCGGATCCTTCTCGCGCAGCATGC from Candidatus Nanopelagicales bacterium encodes the following:
- a CDS encoding metalloregulator ArsR/SmtB family transcription factor, encoding MDRETALEIHDLHARLCKAIADPKRLLIINELRNGPMTVGELADALGMGQPNTSQHLAVLRERSVVQAERSGPHTFYSLNGDKVVQAIDLLRQFMAEELGSASKLGRVAARTPPAMSQL
- a CDS encoding SulP family inorganic anion transporter — protein: MARQKAPVRPSVHDLVAGVSVAAVLIPQAVAYALLAGLPPSSGLLAAAAAPIAASFFASSPYLATGPVAITSLLVLGGLAGLAPTETSEYVQLAALLAVFVGAVRLALGLARAGVLAYLMSQPVLVGFTSAAGLIILLSQVPSLLGVSATTSSPVTSALAALGDPGAWSASAVAFGLVTVAAMLLVRRLPATFPIVPIIVVLAIVLSSSTGLGGPQVGELPVATPPNPLDLPWSSTGALLVPAVVIALVGFAEPVAISRRLAAETRQHWSPDRELVSQGAANLASGLVGGYPVGGSFSRSMLNRLAGARTRWSGTVTGLTVLAILPLTMWLATLPKAVLAGIVIAAVVKLVDPRPVIEFWRLSKVQFGVAATTFVATLALAPRVDIAVILGIGLAAVVHLWRELQLKVDVEVEGHTLHVHPAGVLYFASAPSLEQRVNDLLADNPDVTRLLVHLEKLGRVDVTGALSLRELLDEARSAGIDAGVCDVPPSLQRIVGTVLAGHRVDILTDD